The Candidatus Celerinatantimonas neptuna DNA segment ATTCGAGGTTAAACTTGAACAGCAAATCGCATCTGGACATGTAGAACAACTGGCTAAATGCCCAACAGAACCTGAAGCAGTCCACTAACAATTTGTAAAATCAACATGATAGATATCATGTAATCTGTTTTAATACAGATAAGGGTCTTAAAGTCTGCCTTTGGCATATATTTTAAGGCCTTTTTCTCTTTAAGCTAATTTTTTGAACAACTATTTCATTTAAATTAGAATATAACCTGTTGATATTTTATGGATATACTCACTCTTGTAAGGAATGCTCAAAATCATGATAAAAAATAGTACCATATCAGCTCTGACCAGGAACTTTTTAGGAACCGCTCCCAGATGGTACAAACAGGCTATCTTAACCTTCCTAATCATTAATCCCATATTGTTCACAATTAACCCATTCGTCTCAGGATGGATATTAGTTGTTGAGTTTATTTTCACTTTATCCATGGCTCTAAAGTGCTACCCTCTGCAACCTGGAGGGTTATTAGCAATTGAAGCCATTGCAATCGGAATGACCTCACCTGCGACAGTCAAGCATGAATTAATTGCTAATTTTGAAGTGATTTTATTATTAGTTTTCATGGTCGCTGGCATCTTCTTTATGAAGCAATTACTGTTGTTCGTTTTTACAAAAATGCTTACAAGAATCAAAAGTAAAGTTGCACTTTCACTTGCATTTTGTATTGCAGCAGCTTTTTTATCTGCTTTTCTTGATGCTTTAACGGTCATTGCCGTCATCATCAGTGTTGCTGTTGGATTTTACGCTATTTATCATAAGGTTGCTTCAGGTAAGGATTTTTATGTTGAGCATGACTATACAGAAGACTCTGAGCTAAGCGACGAGTTAACACACCAGGATCTTGAAGGCTTTCGGGCTTTTCTGCGTAGTTTGATGATGCATGCCGCAATAGGTACAGCACTCGGTGGCGTATGTACAATGGTTGGAGAACCTCAGAACCTAATTATTGCTGAACAGGCACACTGGCATTTTGGTGAATTTTTTCTAAGAATGGCACCTGTTTCTATCCCTGTATTTTTCTGTGGATTACTCACATGTATCTTACTGGAGAAAACTGGTTGGTTTGGATATGGCGCTATTCTCCCTGAGCGCGTTCGTGTGATCATAAAAAATTATGAATCCTATGAAGATCAACGCCGAACCAAACGAGAAAAAGTGAAGTTATTTGTTCAGGGAATCATCGCTGTTTGGCTGATTATTGGTTTGGCCTTGCACCTGGCAGCTGTTGGACTCATTGGATTATCAGTTATCATTTTGGCAACAGCTTTTACAGGCATTATTGAAGAACACCAATTGGGACACGCTTTCGAAGAAGCTCTCCCTTTCACGGCCCTACTTGCTGTATTCTTCTCAGTCGTTGCAGTTATCATCGATTTAAACCTGTTTAAACCTGTCATTCATTGGGTCCTTGCTCAGGAGGGCCATACCCAGCTTCTTTCGTTTTATCTAGCCAATGGTATTTTATCGATGGTATCGGACAATGTCTTTGTAGGGACGGTTTACATTAATGAAGTTCGTTCTGCATTAATGGATGCACAAATCACCAGAGATCAATTTGATATGCTGGCTGTAGCTATTAATACCGGAACAAACTTACCATCGGTCGCAACACCAAATGGGCAGGCTGCTTTTCTATTCTTGCTAACGTCCTCACTCGCCCCACTTTTGAGACTATCATACGGACGAATGGTATGGATGGCGCTACCGTACACAGTTGTCTTAATTTTTGTCGGATTAGGTTGTGTAGATTATCTATTAATGCCGTTAACTGATTTCTTCTATCATAATGGCATGCTGATTCATCATTCAGTGAAAATGGCTACTGAGGCTGCTGCACTGGTCCACTAAATCTGATATAAAGGGGACTATCGTCCCCTTTTTCCCGGAGTATCATTTTGATCTTTAAGCTTTTTAAAAAGTGGTCTTTTTATCGATTACCATGGTTTATATTAGCTTTAAGCGCACTCTCATTTGAGCTGGCGGCACTATATTTCCAATATGTTAAATTACTTGAACCATGTGTCATGTGTGTGTACGAACGTACAGCGATACTTGGAATACTTATTAGTGCGCTTATCGCAATAACAGGCCCAAGAGTTCTTATCTTACGATTTATTGGAGCCATTGGCTTTTTAGCGTCAAGTAGTTGGGGGTTTGCTCTTGCCTGGCATCATACACAGTTACAATTACATCCATCGCCTTTTGCAACTTGCAGTCCATATCCTAATTTTCCGGAATGGTTAAAACTAAATCAGTGGTTTCCATTTATGTTTCAGCCACATGGTGATTGTTCAGCTGTCGTATGGAAAATGCTAAATTGGAGTATGCCACAATGGCTAATCTTATCATTTGCTATTTACATGGTGATTGCTATCGTAATTTTAGCGGGCCAATTTAGAAAATAAACACCCCTACCCCAATAGAATTAAAGCTTTTATTTATAAAATCGACAGAAATATTTTCTGTCGATTCAATGTCTATATTTATTCACATTCATCCAATGGCCACCATGCGATGAAGTCCTGTAATTCCCCCTGAACAAATAATTCATTGATTGTTTTGCCCCGAATGGATGCACCGACTTTATGCATCATTGATTTTTTACCTTGATTAAGAAGAGGATGCCAAACAGGCAGTCGTTTTCCTTCCTTCAAACGCCGGTAGGCACAACTAGGAGGTAACCACTGAAACGATTCCAGATGACGCAGACTAATTTTCACACAATCGCTTACTTTCTTAAATCGATTTGAATAATCATTACACTGACACGTTTTCTGATTGAGCAACTGACAACTAATATCTGTAAAATAGAGCTCATCGGTATCATCATCAATAACTTTAGCCAGACAACATTTACCGCAACCATCACATAAAGATTCCCATTCACCCTCACTCATTTCATGTAATGATTTATGTTGCCAGAATAATGGATCGTCAGACACTCGCTTTAACCTCGCTCTCAATTACTAATGCGTCGTTCAAACCCAGAACTAAATGATCCCCCACGTGTAATGGGCCAACGCCTGAAGGTGTACCTGTCAGCAAAATATCACCAGGCTCTAATGTAAAACAGTGGCTGGCCTGAGATAATAATTCAACACACCCACGTAGCATATGAGTTGTTGATCCACTTTGAACCAATTTACCATTAATACTGAGCTGTAAATTAAGATCCTGAAGGTTTTCACCCTGATAATTAAGCCATGGTCCAATCGGTGCTGAACCATCAAATCCTTTTGCTCTTTCCCATGGGTGCCCTTTGCTCTTTAACTGAGCTTGCAAATTGCGCAACGTTAAATCTAACGCTAATGTTGTAGCAATGATGGCATTTTGGGCTTGTTCAACACTCGCATTTTTTAAACGTTCTCCAATTAACACAGCCAATTCCAATTCATGATGGCATTCACCCTGATGGGTAGGAATCGAAAATACCGGAGAAAGAGAACAGGCAGCAGTAGAAGGCTTAATAAAAAATACAGCTTGATCAGATGACGGGCTATTCATCTCTTTTATATGGTCTGCATAATTTTGCCCGACACAAACTATCTTACCCAAAGAATAATCTAATACATTACCTAATACATCCCGATGTTGATATGTCATTTTTCAATAATCCTCGGATATCCAATGCGATCAGCTAATGTGCCGACAGTCACTGCAAAATAATTAGAACGGTTCCATTTTAACAAGGCTTGATAGTTTGTATAAACCAAATAAATTCTTCCATTCTTATCATCTGGAACAACAAGTCTTGCCTTTATATCCCGGTGCGGCAAATCACTTCCGTCATATCTTCGAACCCCGAGCTTTTGCCACTTGGAAAGCAATCTAGGCGACTGGAAAGATTGATTTTTATAATTAAAATTCACTGGTATATGTACCTGACGCCCCCACGTCATATCAGAACGCCATTGCAAATGATGTAAATAATTAGCAGCTGCCCCTAACGCATCCGGAATACTATTCCAAATATCACGTTGACCATTCCCATCTTCATCCACTGCATATTGTAAAAATGTTCCAGGCATAAATTGCACCTGTCCCATAGCCCCTGCCCATGATCCCTTTAACATTGCCCGGGAAACATGGTCAACTTTCATCATCTTCAAAGCAGCATTAATTTGACGCCTAAAAAAATCTTCACGACGGCCTTCATAGGCAAGAGAAACCAATGATGACATAACATCATACTTTCCGGTAAATTGCCCAAAATTTGACTCGATTCCCCATAAAGCCACAATAAACCGTGGCTGAACATCGTACTTTTTTTCAAGTTTTTGCAATAACGGTAGATATTCTCTATACAAAGCTCTTGCTTTTGCAACTTTCCACTTTGGTAAAGCCCGAGGGATATATGTATCCAGAGTCAACCGAAATTCAGGTTGATTCTTATCACTATGAACGACCTTTTTCTGAAATTTGACGTCATTAAACGCCTGCTCAACCAGTTGTTGTGAATATCCATCCTGCAATGCCTGAGTACGCAATTGCTGAACATAATGTTGGAAATCTCCGGCATGGGCTAACGAAAAGATTCCTAAAACGCTCAAACTAAAACAAAGCTTACTTTGAAGAACTATTTTTCCCTTTAAGTGCTCTATAAGCTTCAAGCTGATTCTCCTGTGAAGGGGGTAACTGTAAATAAAATCCTTGATGAATAAGTTGCTCTTTTAGATGACCTGCATCAACCATGGCCAATTTAGAATTCTCATCTAAATTTAATGACATCACGAGTTGTCTTTCCCCGAACATCAATAATAGTTGTTCTGGAACACGACTAAAATCTCCTCGTTTTGTTATATAAAGGTAGGATTGTTCTTTTTTTAAACTTTTATAAACATAGCACAGCATGATTTTATGTTCTTCCCGTTGTTTCGTCGCGCATAAATAGGCAAACTATAACAAAATTAATTTCACACCCACAATGTGTGAATGATATGACTAGAATAATAGGGTAAGTTACTCCATGGCGAGTCCGGAAATAGAAATAAAAGGAACTACATTTACCATTTCAGTTGTCCATCTAACCGATGCTGATTTACAGCATATTAAAACGGTTCTTGAGAAAAAAATGGCCCAGGCCCCTAATTTTTTTGAATCAGCTCCGGTTATTGTGAATATCAGTCAAGTGAATGAGTCTATTGATTTTGCTAAACTTAATGAAACAATAAAAGCGACAGGATTCATCATGGTTGGAATAACAGGTTGCAAAAGTAGTGAGCAGAAGATCCTGTTACATGAGCTTCGAATACCCGTATTAGTTACAGGCCATGATGTCCATACAAAAACAGATGCGTCAAAAGCACCTGTACCCGTTCCACCTAAGATTGTGCGCGGACAAGTTCGCTCCGGACAACAAGTCTATGCGAAAAATTGCGATTTAATTATTATCGGAAGCGTAAGTAACGGAGCAGAAATTATTGCCGATGGCAGTATTCATGTTTATGGTGCCCTCAGAGGTCGAGCAATCGCAGGTGCCAACGGGCAAACCGATTGCGCCATATTTTGTCAGAACTTACAGGCTGAGTTAATCTCTGTTGCAGGACATTATCAATTATCAGAAAGCCTACAACCTATGTGGAAGCAGGCATGTTATATCGAACTCGATGCGCAACAACTTAAATTTGCCACATTAAATCAGTAGAGAGTTGAAGGAATCATATGACCAAAGTTATCGTTGTGACCTCAGGTAAAGGCGGTGTAGGAAAAACCACTTCAAGCGCCGCTATCGGTACCGGTCTTGCCATGAAGGGATTTAAAACTGTTATAATCGACTTTGATATAGGTTTGCGAAATCTAGATCTCATTATGGGGTGTGAGCGCCGAGTTGTTTATGACTTCGTAAATGTCATAAATAATGAAGCGACATTAAATCAGGCAATTATCAAAGATAAACGCATTGAATCGCTTTATGTTCTGCCCGCGTCTCAGACCCGGGATAAAGATGCACTGACCAAAGAAGGAGTTGGCCGTGTTATTGAAGAACTCACCGAAAAAGAATTTGATTATATCGTCTGTGATTCTCCAGCAGGCATCGAAGCCGGAGCCATTTTAGCACTCTATTATGCCGATGAAGCCATTGTAACAACGAATCCTGAGGTCTCCTCTGTTCGAGATTCTGACCGTATTTTAGGTATGCTTGCAAGTAAATCAAAACGAGCCGAAGAAGGCCTTGATCCAGTAAAAGAACACCTTCTTCTAACCCGATACAGTTCTTCCCGGGTAAATCGTGGCGATATGTTAAGTGTTGATGACGTCAATGAAATTTTAGCAATCCCACTTCTGGGCGTCATTCCTGAATCCCAATCAGTACTTAAAGCCTCTAATTCAGGGGAACCTGTTATTTTTGATTCAGAAAGTGACGCAGGGCAGGCATATAAAGATGCTGTAGAACGTTTAATTGGAAATACTGTTGAATTACGCTTCTTGGATGAACAAAAAAAAGGCCTGTTTAGCCGGCTTTTCAGAGGGTAACTTACTATGTCATTAATTGATTATTTTCGTAGTAGCCCGAAAAAAGGTTCAGCTAAATTAGCTAAAGAAAGGCTACAAATTATTGTCGCCCATGAACGAAATGAACGCTCAGGCCCTGATTATCTGCCTGCATTAAAGCAAGATATTCTTCAGGTTATTCAACGCTATGTAAATATAGACCCTGAACAAATTCAAGTTTCTTTAGACAATAAAGAAAAAGATTTATCGGTACTGGAGCTTAATATTACTCTTCCTGAAGAGACAAAAGACAAATAATATGAAAAAGTCATCACTCCATAGTTTTTGCATCGGAGCTGATGACTTTTTTATGCAATAAAGCCAATTAACATGCTGGCAAGTAATGAGGTAGTACTTCTGCTCGCCAACCGCTAAGTAACACGGGCTTATTCATATGAGATTCATGTTCTTTGTTATCCTGCCACAACCAGGATAGCCATTCATGAATAAGACGTTTGGGCGCCAATACTTCCGCAGGAATCGTAGTTTCAGCTTCAGCAATAGCCAATGACTCACGAACCAATTTTAAAGACGATTTATAATTTGGATAATCAATCATACGCTTGATTTTTAAAGGCCATGATGATTCATCCAGATCGCTGCCCTGTTTAACGAGTTCTAGTAATTTACAGCCATGAATTCTCAGAGCCTGTGGTGTAATGCCTGTATTTTTCAATGCAGTTTTTTGGGTAGGTTGATATTTTGCAATATTCCATAATACATCTGCTTTAACGACATTATTGACCGGCATGTCCTTTTCAATCGCTGTGTTGACCCTCCAGGCAGATAAAAGTTGTAAAATAGCGAGCTGTTGTCGATTTAACCGCCAAGCATTTTTAACATCCAGATAGGCCCGTTCGGGCAAGACATCTTTACATCGACTTTGTGCTAATCGGGTACATTCATCCAATGCATATTGATACAATTGCCGCGATTCTAATTGTGAAATAACAGCTTCATAAGCAGTCTTTAGGTAGATCACATCTTTCGATGCATAATCAAGCTGTTTCTCTGTTAATGGACGAGCTAACCAGTCTGTACGGGATTCGCCTTTATCTAACAAAATCCCCGTGGTTTGTTCAATCAATGCCTGATATCCCAGACTGACACCATGACCTAAAAAAGCCGCACCGATTTGCGTATCAAATACCGATAAACCAAAGGTGTCGACATGATGATTCAAAATCTCTAAATCTTCACCGAAAGCATGTAATACCCAGTGGTGTCTCTGTAACAATGACCAAAATTCACTATTTTTGAGGGACAATAAAACCGGGTCAACCAAAAAACATTCATTCCCATCAAAGAGTTGCAATAAACCCAGTTTTGCATAGTAAGTTCGAGTTCTGACGAACTCGGTATCGAGCATAAGTGTTGTAGTTGGTTGACGAAGAAACTGACAGACAGAATCAAGCTGAGAGGATGATTGGATAATTTGGTAACTCATAAATAGCCTGTAACATAAGACAAATCCCTGTATTTTAGAATCTTAAAACTTAGCGGTTGAAAAACATCAAAAAGATATAATAAACCGTTCAAAGCCATCGATCGAATACAATGAGTGCCCTATTTTACATGAAATTCGAATGGTCGTCAGTTACGGCCAAAACGGGCCACAAAACACTGGCGGATTATTAACCGACTTAACCTTTGGCCACAAATAAAACGCTTTCACATCAATTACAGGGGCTTGCAGGTGTGCTTGACCAACCAAAATCCCTATTGAATGTCGAATAATCCCTTTCACTGCGATAGTCCGGCCAGGTTTATAAACCATAGGATCAAGGAATTGATTAACTACGGCGACAAATCGTCCTGGACTGCTATCATTCTGGGGCTGACCCTGCTCATCTAAATTCTGATAAACAATATCCAGACGAGTCTCTGCTTTTTCATTAGTTACTTTTGCAATTTGACCCTGCCAGGAAACCCAATGACCTGTCATTGCCGGTGAAATCGCATTTTGATAAGTTGTATTTTTATGATGGCTATCTAATCTCACTGATTCAGGAAGAGAACTACAGGCGACTAAAAACAAAGAAGATATCACAACCCATACAAGCGTAAATTTACGCATATACATCAACGCCAAATAAAAAATTAACCTGTTCACGGCGACTTAAGGCGCTTATAGAATTATACATTGCTATAGCACCACGACGTTGATCTGCGGGTAGATCATAAATAACTGAATCCAAAACAGATTCATCATCAATACATTGCAGACGTTGTTTGTGCTTTTTAGAAGCTTTCTTTTTCTTTCCTCGAACCTTCGCCCCTTTGCGCGAGGGTCGTATCGGATACGGTGCTGAGCTAATACCGCTGACATTGACCAATTATTCTCTCCCGGGAAGTTTTTTCCAGGTCACTTTATCACGCAGATAAACAGGCGTTGCCTGCTCTGCACGAAGTATATTTTTACTATCGTATAAATTTTGGGCTATATCAAGCATATCATAAGCATGTGGAAGCTTTATCTCAACAGTATTTAAAACATGAGGATATTTACCAGATAAAATTTCATGGTAGGTCAGCCACCCCGTTCCCACAGCAGCCCCCTTCAACGAATTATCTTCATCTAACAGCGCTGCATCAATCACCTTCTCTTCATCAACGAGAACTGGTAGTCCATCTTTTTGTTGATAGATAGCGTGATAGATCTCACCCATTCGTGCATCAATAGCAGCAACAGCCACGGGAACCAGCTGATCTCGCATTACGCGATTGGCCATAGCGGCCAAAGTCGATACACCAATCAAAGGTAAATCAGCACCAAACGCCAGCCCCTGCGCAGCCGCAACACCAATTCTCACCCCTGTAAAACTACCAGGCCCCTGTCCGTATGCAATCGCATCTAAGGCTTCAAGTTTTACATTGGCCTTTTTTAGAATACTTTCAACCATCGGAAGGATCTTTTTCGTATGCTCCCGGGGACATTCTTCAAAACATTCAAATTGTTGTCCTTTCCATTGAAGAGCTACAGAGCAAGCCTCGGTCGCTGTATCAATTGCGAGAATATTAACCATTTGTTTTTTTTGTTCGCTCATAAATCTAAATACTTAATATGAAATCACTCATGTTGATTGATTTGTTGAATAAAATGATGAACTTCGGATAAGTCACGACTACGCCTCATCGGCGGCAAACTGGCCAAGAATAATTGCCCATATTGACGGTTCACTAAACGATTATCACAAATAATAACAACGCCCCTATCAGAGACATCCCTAATAAGGCGACCGACACCCTGTTTAAGCGCAATAGCCGCTTGCGGTAAATAAACTTGCTGAAATGGATCTTTTCCCCTCAGCCGGCAATCTTCACTTTTAGCTCGCATCAATGGATCATCAGGTGAGGTAAATGGAAGTTTGTCGATAATAACACATGATAGTGTTTGTCCCCTAACATCCACGCCTTCCCAAAACGAACTGGTTGCAACCAAAATGGCATCTCCAGCCTGTACAAATTGCTCAAGCAATACACCTTTCGCTGCATCGCCTTGAGTTAAAACCGGTAGTGATGTTTTCTGTTTCAATAGCGCAGAAATCCGTGCTGTCATGGAATGACTGGTACAAAGAAAAAAACATCGACCATGATTTGATTCGATAACTGGGAGTAATCGCTTAACCAGAATATTTTCACTATGAGGCTGGCCCGGTTCAGGTAAGTACCTTGGGACACATAATAAAGCCTGATGAGCAAAATCAAACGGACTATCAAGCATCAGTTCACGAGCCCCCTCAACACCAAGCTGGCTGATAAAGTGTTCAAATCCATGATTGACGGCAAGTGTTGCACTGGTAAAAACCCAACTGGCATCCCGCTCATCGAGTTCCTTGCGAAAACGCTCTGCAATATTCAGTGGTGTGATATTTAACGAAAAATGAAGCCTTGTTGTGTCATACCAGTAACTAAAACCGACAGCATCCGTTTCAAGCATTTTATTAAGTAGCAGTTGCAACTGTGTCACTCGTTCAAATAAATGGTCACCTAATTCACTACGAGACAATGCGAGTTTTAATAACTCATAAACAAACTGAAGATCTTGTTTTAATCGCTTGAGCTGTTGGGCCATTTTAGGTCTGCGAGTTAATGGCCGCCAATCCCCTTTTTCCTTTTCCCCTTCAAAAGCTAGCCGGGTATCTTGATTTGACAATTTTAATTTATCTGCAGCTTTAGACAGTTGTGCCATATCTTTCAATTCAGTCCGATATAACAGCTCAAGATCTTTACATAGCTCCCCAACCATCCGGCTTGAAAATGTCTGACCGAAGTATTGAGTTGCAATATCAGGTAATTGATGTGCTTCATCAAAAATATAAGCATCAGCTTGAGGGAGAAGCTCTCCAAATCCAGTATCTTTTACCGCCATATCAGCGAAAAAAAGGTGGTGGTTAATCACAACAATTTGTGCTTCTAGCGCCTTATTACGGGCCTTAACAAGATGGCAATCCTTATAGCTTGGGCAATCACGTCCTAGGCAATTATCATTTGTGCTGGTAATAAAAGGAAGTATATCAGCTTTTTCAGCTAAAGCCCCCAGCTCTGAAATATCCCCACTATCACTCCCCACAGCCCACTGCTTTACCGCAACCAGGTCAGCTAAAAACTGTGAATTACTACGCCCTGTTTCCTGCATGAATCCAGCCAGGCGTTCAACGCATAAATAATTATTGCGCCCTTTGAGCAAAGCAACAGGACGAGCATAATTCAACGCTCTTATCATCGTAGGTAAATCTTTTTGAAAGAGCTGATCCTGAAGTGCTTTGGACCCAGTACTAATCACAACCTGTTTTCCGGAATTCAAAGCCGGTACAAGATATGCGAATGTTTTACCAGTGCCGGTTCCCGCCTCTGCCAACAAAATACCTTGTTGTTCTAATACGTCATCAACAGCTTCAGCCATATGCTTCTGTGCTTGTCGGGGAGCGAATCCTGATATTGCCCTCGCCAACACGCCATCTTGAGCAAAGTAATCCTGTTTCAATGAATCGACCCGTTAAGAAGAGATGATGGGATTATCTCAAAAACGGCATAAACCAGCCAGAGTATGCGAAGCATTCATGATAATTAATAGAATTAGCTGGTGAGATGATCAGGTTGTAAGACAAATAAAATAATCTTAAATCTGAATTTTATGCATAAGCAAACTGGCCCTTCATACAATGATTATTTTACGTAAAGCTCAGGCAAACAATCTCTTCTCGACTTGACTCCGACTCACAATAAACAAAAAATTAAGCCTGATTTCGTTGTTAAATCCATTGACCACAAATAACGATAACTATGCAGAACTCACCTTGAAATCAGCCTTAAATTCCATATTAAAATGCCTATGGAATAGCAATTCAATCATGATTGCTTATCCCAATTTAGGTTTTTATACGTTTTAGCAACTAAACAAATAAATCAATCTCATGATCGGTTAGCTTTTCTACTGGCGATCGTTTATCCGAATCAATTTGTTCCTGATTAGAATCTGATCTCGATTTTTTCTGTTCTTGCTGCCGTTTGTGTTGTGAATCAGGTTGCTCGCTGATTTTAGTGTCACGTTTATAAGGGCCCACTGGTGGTCCAGTCGGTCTTTGAGTGACAGGAGAAATCAAGTCATTCGGCGTCATAAACCTCTCCTTCATTCGGATTATCAACCCTTCATATTTCATATCGGCTAAAAAACACACTACTTTAAGAAATATAAAAAAACAGTTGCAATTTATTTTTGACTTGATAAGTTATCTACATATCAACGAATTAACTGAAAGACCAAAAATGAATAATTTTGTTATCAACCACCATCATCACCATCATTTTCCCGAATAGGTCTTTCAGGAGAGTATATGCTGGGAGACTCGATGAGCTTCCAGTGGTTGAGACAAATTAAAAAACCCCGGAAGGTCATCCTTCCGGGGTTTTTTAATTTAATAAAGGATTAAAGTCCATGCCAGAACAACAAAGGTTACGAATCGCCATTCAAAAATCAGGTCGTCTCAGCAGCGATTCACAACTTTTATTCAAAAAATGCGGAATGAAAGTCAATTTGAGAGAACAACGGCTCATTGCTCACTGTGAAGATATGCCAATTGATATTTTGCGAGTACGAGATGATGACATTCCTGGATTAGTCATGGATGGTGTTGTCGATGTTGGCATCGTTGGCGAAAATGTTTTAGAAGAAGAAACGCTTTTGAGACAAACACAAGAAGAACCAACTGACTTTAAAACACTGACTCGCTTAGATTTCGGTACATGTCGTCTGTCATTAGCCGTCCCTGATGAATTCGATTATCAGGGGCCACG contains these protein-coding regions:
- the yoaA gene encoding putative ATP-dependent DNA helicase YoaA translates to MAEAVDDVLEQQGILLAEAGTGTGKTFAYLVPALNSGKQVVISTGSKALQDQLFQKDLPTMIRALNYARPVALLKGRNNYLCVERLAGFMQETGRSNSQFLADLVAVKQWAVGSDSGDISELGALAEKADILPFITSTNDNCLGRDCPSYKDCHLVKARNKALEAQIVVINHHLFFADMAVKDTGFGELLPQADAYIFDEAHQLPDIATQYFGQTFSSRMVGELCKDLELLYRTELKDMAQLSKAADKLKLSNQDTRLAFEGEKEKGDWRPLTRRPKMAQQLKRLKQDLQFVYELLKLALSRSELGDHLFERVTQLQLLLNKMLETDAVGFSYWYDTTRLHFSLNITPLNIAERFRKELDERDASWVFTSATLAVNHGFEHFISQLGVEGARELMLDSPFDFAHQALLCVPRYLPEPGQPHSENILVKRLLPVIESNHGRCFFLCTSHSMTARISALLKQKTSLPVLTQGDAAKGVLLEQFVQAGDAILVATSSFWEGVDVRGQTLSCVIIDKLPFTSPDDPLMRAKSEDCRLRGKDPFQQVYLPQAAIALKQGVGRLIRDVSDRGVVIICDNRLVNRQYGQLFLASLPPMRRSRDLSEVHHFIQQINQHE